In the genome of Photobacterium sp. TY1-4, one region contains:
- the nrdR gene encoding transcriptional regulator NrdR: protein MHCPFCGANDTKVIDSRLVADGHQVRRRRQCLACNERYTTFETAELVMPRVIKTNGSRDPFNEEKLRGGIQRALEKRPVSADDIERAINTIKSRLRATGEREVPSEMIGNLVMEALKELDKVAYIRFASVYRSFEDIREFGEEIARLEK, encoded by the coding sequence GCAAATGACACCAAAGTAATCGATTCCCGTCTGGTGGCAGACGGTCATCAAGTCCGTCGCCGTCGTCAGTGTCTGGCCTGTAATGAGCGTTACACGACGTTTGAGACGGCAGAATTAGTGATGCCCCGGGTGATTAAAACCAATGGCAGTCGCGATCCGTTCAATGAAGAGAAGCTGCGGGGCGGGATTCAACGCGCCCTGGAAAAGCGGCCGGTTAGCGCGGATGATATCGAGCGCGCCATCAACACCATTAAGTCACGCCTGCGGGCGACCGGTGAGCGGGAAGTGCCGTCTGAAATGATTGGCAACCTGGTGATGGAAGCGTTGAAAGAGCTGGATAAGGTTGCCTATATCCGCTTCGCATCCGTGTACCGTAGTTTTGAAGATATTCGAGAATTTGGCGAAGAGATCGCCAGATTGGAAAAATAA